GGAAAACTGCTCCAGGTCTCGCTCATCGTCTTCTCCCCCTGCTCGTTCCTCGTTGTGTGATGAATCAACCTTCGCGCTAAGGCCATGGCCTGCGGATCGGTAGATCACGCACCCTTGGACCGCGAGGACCCCTCAGATTCCGCAGGTTCCGTCCATGGAGCCTTACTAAGGTCCTTAGATGCGGAGAAGTGGCAGGTCAGTTGGGTAAGGGCAGGTCCGAGGTGGCCGATGTGCGGTAGCTTGGGCGCCCCCTCCAGCCGAATTCGTCCATGATCGAGAGGCCTAGAGTCCAGACATGAGCCATGGGGACTACCTGGCGCTCGGTGAAGAACTGCGCACGGTGATCGGGGATCTCGTGCGCAGGGCCAAGGTCAGCGATGAACTGCCCGCCAACCATGCCATGGCGCTCGGCCATCTCGACCGGACCGGACCCGCCACAATTGCGGAACTGGCCACGGCGTGCCAGATCCGGCACCAGTCGATGACCGCGATCGTGCAGCAGATCGCCGCGCGGGGTGAGGCCACGGCGGAACGACACCCCACCGATCGTCGTGCGGTTCTCTACAGCATCACTGAGGCAGGCAGGGCCGAGCTCCGGCGTGACCGGAAGGCGCGGGCCAGTTGGCTGGCCGAATCAATCGAGAGCCATTTCGGCGAGAACACGCGTGAAGTGGAGAAG
The sequence above is drawn from the Kineosporia corallincola genome and encodes:
- a CDS encoding MarR family winged helix-turn-helix transcriptional regulator produces the protein MSHGDYLALGEELRTVIGDLVRRAKVSDELPANHAMALGHLDRTGPATIAELATACQIRHQSMTAIVQQIAARGEATAERHPTDRRAVLYSITEAGRAELRRDRKARASWLAESIESHFGENTREVEKAIGVLRQLRDDR